One Temnothorax longispinosus isolate EJ_2023e chromosome 8, Tlon_JGU_v1, whole genome shotgun sequence genomic region harbors:
- the Creba gene encoding cyclic AMP response element-binding protein A, with the protein MNIMAWNYDVGTGDLRELWDSYPLPESILNQDILMNTKEEEWGNAVCLRNNVILRDRLMTDAALGGPRPIKSEHSYSLLAPSPPPSPATPGDNPHTPNSCSGAVGSTATTSSSIDFANLDHKSLDIRDRMDDMEEECFPAISISSTSNRVESSSSSPLTSSSTSSAILKRNNLVPEDNEYPEIKDEPISAPASPCAPCQPNCDIVDDTSAITMVSPQSLHFPKTHPSHTSDSEEDDEEYYQNMEIEEYGMVCEGKEATLHASRQGLPPTPPSSISSDSEGTASASCSPERRDSQTCTQNLRGLLTPRLYVTNGTTHTTRQPIHTPLISCQPKGSTVLILTEEEKRTLIAEGFSVPTKLPLTKQEEKSLKKIRRKIKNKISAQESRRKKKEYMEDLENRVTLLTDENSSYRERLNSLENMNRELVKELERLQSLLQLQQS; encoded by the exons ATACTCAATCAGGATATCTTAATGAACACCAAAGAGGAGGAATGGGGTAATGCCGTATGTCTGAGGAACAACGTGATACTGAGAGATCGTCTAATGACGGATGCAGCTCTCGGTGGACCACGGCCGATAAAATCCGAGCATAGTTATAGTCTTTTGGCTCCCAGTCCGCCTCCGAGCCCGGCAACGCCAGGAGATAATCCCCATACGCCGAATTCGTGTTCTGGCGCGGTTGGTTCTACAGCGACTACTAGTTCCTCCATCGATTTCGCCAATCTGGATCACAAGTCTCTCGATATCCGCGACAGAATGGATG atatgGAAGAAGAATGTTTTCCGGCTATTTCGATAAGTAGCACTTCGAACCGTGTCgaatcgtcatcgtcgtcgccgcTGACGTCGTCATCTACCTCGAGCGCAATCCTCAAGAGAAACAATCTAGTACCTGAAGATAACGAGTACCCGGAGATCAAGGACGAACCTATCAGCGCGCCAGCAAGTCCCTGCGCGCCTTGTCAACCAAATTGCGATATAGTGGACGATACGAGCGCGATAACAATGGTGTCGCCGCAAAGTCTTCATTTTCCCAAAACCCATCCCTCGCACACGAGTGACAGCGAAGAGGATGACGAGGAGTACTATCAG AATATGGAGATTGAGGAGTACGGCATGGTCTGCGAGGGGAAGGAAGCGACCTTGCACGCGTCGAGACAGGGATTGCCGCCGACGCCGCCCAGTAGCATAAGCTCCGACAGCGAGGGTACCGCTTCCGCTTCCTGCTCGCCCGAACGCCGAGATTCCCAGACTTGTACGCAGAATCTCAGAGGCTTGCTGACACCGAGGCTTTACGTCACCAACGGCACTACTCACACCACCAGACAACCCATTCATACGCCTCTGATTTCCTGTCAGCCG AAAGGATCTACGGTGTTAATATTGAcggaggaagagaagagaacCTTGATAGCCGAAGGATTTTCCGTGCCCACGAAGCTTCCTCTGACGAAACAAGAGGAGAAATCTCTGAAGAAAATACGAAGAAAGATCAAGAACAAG ATATCGGCGCAAGAATcacgaagaaagaagaaagaatacATGGAAGATTTAGAAAACCGAGTCACTTTATTGACAGACGAGAATTCCTCGTACAGAGAGAGGCTGAATTCTCTAGAAAATATGAATCGCGAGCTAGTAAAGGAGTTAGAACGTCTTCAGAGCTTGCTGCAGCTACAACAATCTTAG
- the LOC139817421 gene encoding uncharacterized protein, with amino-acid sequence MLAPSAPYRKIVLCVILISRCSIAFEKYWLPDLEWRTASNWADGRVPEIDSRVIFPQQTRHAVGIAGADNLRLSEIDLPRQGLLVLPRNGQLQLSDSRTDAKVSRWSKEGNIFWADPANWNGSSIAAPHLERVPCRQDNVVLPSENHTFSILLPVREIEVKSIRLSNERQPFTEWEWQNFQDRREFSRGGFTVKYSDLYLTMHDCKKCFCQGDSQSDYLEEICAIQRPRCGFTGCEYPLTVEGHCCPYCGGRVSISEQISLATVQFLADEALEGYTEKVAWHTRRTWKGGVEILVKEKEDYSGNTIQEAVENLREMLRSKGIDVTNAETAGAAMKDSRLAVTLGPLLGTPLVVIALLLLAFLYYGYSLGHVLSGCMEAVSSVRDGIRKDKQKHGFARFENVPEGNVQIANVPGMSGREADDDVERIKQVASAGRFENPLYRSKRDKVEKRKILDIDAPLSLTTLKSKIEDQLENEEMDTEE; translated from the exons atgCTCGCCCCTTCCGCGCCGTATCGTAAAATCGTGCTGTGCGTTATTTTGATATCGAGATGTTCGATCGCTTTCGAAAAGTACTGGCTTCCGGATCTGGAGTGGCGAACCGCGAGCAACTGGGCGGACGGCCGTGTCCCGGAGATCGACAGCCGTGTGATCTTTCCTCAGCAGACCCGGCACGCGGTGGGCATCGCCGGAGCCGATAATCTCAGACTATCCGAAATTGATTTGCCGAGGCAGGGATTGTTGGTCCTCCCTAGAAACGGTCAACTGCAG CTAAGCGATTCACGGACGGACGCGAAAGTTAGTAGATGGTCGAAAGAGGGTAATATTTTCTGGGCCGACCCCGCAAATTGGAACGGTAGCTCGATAGCGGCGCCGCATCTCGAGCGCGTCCCATGTCGCCAGGACAACGTTGTCCTGCCGAGCGAGAATCACACCTTTAGTATCCTTCTACCTGTAAGGGAGATAGAAGTGAAGTCGATTCGGCTGTCGAACGAGAGGCAGCCGTTTACCGAGTGGGAATGGCAAAACTTCCAAGATCGTAGGGAATTCTCCAGAGGCGGATTCACCGTAAA GTACAGCGATCTGTACCTGACTATGCACGATTGTAAGAAATGTTTCTGCCAGGGAGACTCTCAGAGCGATTATCTCGAAGAGATCTGCGCCATTCAGAGGCCAAGATGTGGATTTACGGGCTGTGAATATCCTCTTACG GTGGAGGGTCACTGTTGTCCGTACTGTGGCGGACGCGTTTCCATATCGGAGCAGATTTCTTTAGCAACGGTACAATTCTTGGCGGACGAAGCTTTAGAAGGATATACGGAAAAGGTTGCCTGGCACACCAGACGCACTTGGAAAGGTGGCGTCGAGATTctcgtaaaagaaaaagaggactATTCCGGGAATACGATACAGGAAGCGGTAGAAAACCTGCGAGAAATGTTGCGAA gCAAAGGAATCGACGTGACGAATGCGGAGACGGCCGGTGCAGCAATGAAAGATTCTCGATTAGCCGTTACACTTGGACCTCTTTTGGGAACGCCTCTTGTTGTGATCGCCCTTCTTCTGTTGGCCTTTCTGTACTACGGTTATTCTTTGGGGCA CGTTCTCTCGGGATGTATGGAAGCCGTCTCATCCGTCCGAGATGGAATTCGGAAGGACAAGCAGAAGCACGGTTTCGCCCGTTTCGAGAACGTTCCCGAGGGCAACGTTCAGATTGCTAACGTTCCCGGAATGAGCGGACGAGAGGCTGACGACGACGTCGAGAGGATAAAGCAAGTCGCGAGTGCAGGTAGATTCGAAAATCCCTTATACAGGTCCAAGAGGGACAAGGTGGAGAAACGTAAGATTCTCGATATAGACGCGCCTCTCAGCCTTACTACTCTAAAAAGCAAGATAGAAGATCAACTGGAAAATGAAGAGATGGATACTGAGGAATAA